In Vanacampus margaritifer isolate UIUO_Vmar chromosome 18, RoL_Vmar_1.0, whole genome shotgun sequence, a genomic segment contains:
- the LOC144038290 gene encoding uncharacterized protein LOC144038290 isoform X2, with translation MADMAGCSSSHVENPEVEEMRENIPPGATTPSKRQYLCEEYFPDISLLDSTCSLDMHQTMDELSLRKNMPTTPLTASTLGRTPDWMREIINNNSKFSSIRTPMVKAKGSQPRNLDADASMVLLRDECLPDITNCSLDSTMQRSINFTINISPSDMQLLNSAQKAPIESDLERAFTFDESTSQTFNPPPLTASQGSLPQNKEPHMPTPNQGPTLGSGPTEQDDLPSGNTTECKTSVTSDNSTITRSTESSLNDGHHNTFDANSLSVSNAASESNSSGSHHNTFDANPHSLSHVLSESNSSGSHHNTFDAKPPSRANGTLTLSDSCSGDRHHNTFDANPPSQSNSTLSMSEHGSNDNPLDTKPPCQSTGQTKTSESSSGDCRRNTFDAKPPSRANGILLDGSSSDCHRHTFDAKLPSQSNGKVTSQSRLSNGHHDTFDANPPSQSSSTLSMSESCSNDSHHNTFDVQPAPKSNKSTSESSSSDRHHNTFDANPPPQSDSALPMPEHGSDDSHLNALDAKPPCQSDGKTKTSQSGSTDSHHDTFDANPPSQSKMTLLAPEGGANDSLHGTFDAKPPQSSSKITSPERTSNEDHCNNTFDTYPPPKNNGTVTTPESHSSDGTFNAKPPQSSGKITTSESQSSDCHQNSFDVTPKPNRTMSMSENHSSDARHSTFDAKAKNMPESCCGDSHPNTVDSKPPSHPGDTDPNADANAGETNLGEASASAASHCEAKDHSQSLTHDRSLYPDDNSKAFNLDDTLELRRGNFATSTPLTTANCKMAFSSPRTDESKLLALQQNLGLDTASKPQDRATSDVAADICGPKILFQSQPPAKSLLPSLKAPTLSLMVKQSTVPPGRGLPLVKRSLIPHTLKESSAVSNLYNLRPTTIASRPNTHQPKPGVEKPQLGGKLSSIPRGPALLKPPLRSSTLASSADKKYVPTSSSNIVIPGPSMHAISAMRSSRQAPPRHTPMAKTAKDDAAACDAVTRPKSLKPLVKSQRNQLPKASGCVKCIILERQLQMQTEELQRLKEELQKHKNEKDM, from the exons ATGGCTGATATGGCAGGGTGTTCTTCATCTCATGTGGAAAATCCAGAAGTGGAAGAAATGAGAGAAAACATCCCTCCAGGAGCAACAACACCTTCGAAAAGACAGTATTTGTGTGAGGAATACTTCCCCGATATCAGTCTCCTTGATAGCACATGTAGTCTTGACATGCATCAGACTATGGATGAGTTATCTCTACGTAAAAATATGCCAACAACGCCTCTGACCGCGAGTACATTGGGCAGAACGCCTGATTGGATGCGGGAAATCATAAACAACAACTCTAAATTCTCTTCCATTCGGACGCCAATGGTCAAAGCAAAGGGGAGTCAACCTCGCAACTTGGACGCGGACGCTTCTATGGTTTTGTTGCGTGATGAGTGCTTACCGGACATTACTAATTGCTCACTTGACTCCACAATGCAGCGGAGTATCAACTTTACTATAAACATATCTCCTTCTGACATGCAATTACTTAACAGTGCACAGAAGGCGCCCATCGAGTCTGATTTAGAACGTGCTTTTACTTTTGATGAATCCACCAGCCAAACTTTCAATCCTCCCCCTTTAACTGCATCCCAAGGAAGCCTCCCTCAAAATAAAGAACCGCATATGCCAACACCCAATCAAGGTCCCACTTTGGGGAGTGGCCCTACAGAACAGGATGACCTGCCGTCTGGAAACACAACTGAGTGTAAAACCAGTGTGACGAGTGACAACAGCACAATTACCAGGTCGACAGAAAGTAGCCTCAATGACGGCCACCACAATACCTTTGATGCAAATTCGCTCTCTGTGTCCAATGCCGCGTCAGAAAGCAATTCTAGTGGCAGTCACCACAACACCTTTGATGCAAATCCTCACTCTCTGTCCCATGTTCTGTCAGAAAGCAATTCTAGCGGCAGTCACCACAATACATTTGATGCCAAACCGCCGTCTCGGGCCAACGGAACATTAACTTTATCAGACAGCTGTTCTGGTGACCGTCACCACAATACCTTCGATGCAAATCCTCCCTCTCAGTCCAATAGCACGTTATCGATGTCAGAACACGGCTCTAATGACAACCCCTTGGATACTAAACCACCCTGTCAGTCCACTGGACAAACAAAGACATCGGAAAGCAGTTCCGGTGACTGTCGCCGCAACACCTTTGATGCCAAACCTCCGTCTCGGGCCAATGGAATTTTATTAGACGGCAGTTCTAGTGACTGTCACCGCCACACTTTTGACGCTAAACTTCCCTCTCAGTCCAATGGAAAAGTTACATCACAAAGTCGTCTGAGTAACGGTCACCACGATACCTTCGATGCAAATCCTCCATCTCAGTCCAGTAGTACTTTATCCATGTCGGAAAGCTGCTCAAATGACAGTCACCACAACACCTTTGATGTTCAACCAGCGCCCAAGTCCAACAAAAGCACATCGGAAAGCAGCTCTAGCGACCGTCACCACAATACCTTCGATGCGAATCCTCCCCCTCAGTCCGATAGCGCTTTACCAATGCCAGAACATGGCTCTGATGACAGTCACCTCAACGCCTTGGATGCTAAACCTCCCTGCCAGTCCGATGGAAAAACAAAGACATCCCAAAGCGGTTCCACCGACAGTCACCACGATACCTTCGATGCAAATCCGCCCTCTCAGTCCAAAATGACTTTACTCGCGCCAGAAGGGGGCGCCAATGACAGTCTCCACGGTACCTTTGATGCTAAACCTCCTCAATCCAGTAGCAAAATCACCTCGCCTGAAAGAACCTCGAATGAAGATCACTGCAACAACACCTTTGATACATATCCACCCCCAAAGAACAACGGCACAGTAACCACGCCAGAAAGCCACTCAAGTGACGGCACATTTAATGCCAAACCTCCTCAGTCCAGTGGGAAAATAACCACATCAGAGAGCCAGTCGAGCGACTGTCACCAAAACAGCTTTGACGTGACGCCGAAGCCCAACAGAACAATGAGCATGTCCGAAAACCACTCAAGTGACGCTCGCCACAGCACATTTGATGCCAAGGCAAAAAATATGCCAGAAAGCTGTTGTGGCGACAGTCACCCAAACACCGTGGACTCGAaacctccctcccatcccggcGACACAGACCCCAACGCCGATGCCAATGCCGGCGAGACCAACCTCGGTGAAGCATCAGCATCCGCAGCTAGCCATTGCGAGGCCAAAGATCATTCGCAATCGCTGACGCATGACCGAAGCTTGTATCCAGACGACAACAGCAAAGCTTTTAATTTAGACGACACCCTCGAATTAAGGCGCGGAAATTTTGCCACCTCGACGCCATTGACTACCGCTAATTGCAAAATGGCCTTCTCCAGCCCCAGGACAGACGAAAGCAAACTGCTGGCGTTGCAGCAAAATCTTGGTCTCGATACCGCCAGCAAGCCACAGGATCGGGCGACGTCCGACGTCGCGGCGGACATCTGTGGTCCGAAGATTTTATTTCAATCTCAACCACCTGCTAAATCGCTGCTGCCTTCCTTGAAAGCTCCGACACTGTCGCTGATGGTCAAGCAGTCAACGGTGCCTCCAGGGCGAGGTCTCCCCTTGGTGAAACGAAGTTTGATCCCTCACACACTTAAAGAG AGTTCAGCAGTATCCAACTTGTACAACCTCCGACCAACAACCATAG CATCGAGGCCAAACACGCACCAGCCAAAGCCTGGAGTGGAGAAGCCGCAGCTTGGTGGAAAACTATCAAGCATCCCCAGAGGGCCCGCACTTCTCAAGCCGCCATTGAGAAGCAGCACGCTGGCTTCAAGTGCTGATAAGAAAT ATGTCCCCACATCATCCAGCAACATTGTTATACCAGGGCCTTCCATGCATGCAATAAGTGCCATGAGAAGCTCGAGGCAGGCGCCACCAAGGCACACGCCGATGGCTAAAACTGCAAAAGACG ATGCTGCAGCCTGTGATGCTGTCACCAGACCCAAAAGTCTAAAACCACTTGTGAAGAGTCAGAGAAATCAGCTGCCCAAGGCTTCAG GTTGTGTTAAATGTATTATATTGGAACGGCAGCTTCAAATGCAAACAGAAGAACTACAGAGACTGAAAGAAG AGCTGCAGAAGCACAAGAATGAAAAGGATATGTGA
- the LOC144038290 gene encoding uncharacterized protein LOC144038290 isoform X1 — protein sequence MADMAGCSSSHVENPEVEEMRENIPPGATTPSKRQYLCEEYFPDISLLDSTCSLDMHQTMDELSLRKNMPTTPLTASTLGRTPDWMREIINNNSKFSSIRTPMVKAKGSQPRNLDADASMVLLRDECLPDITNCSLDSTMQRSINFTINISPSDMQLLNSAQKAPIESDLERAFTFDESTSQTFNPPPLTASQGSLPQNKEPHMPTPNQGPTLGSGPTEQDDLPSGNTTECKTSVTSDNSTITRSTESSLNDGHHNTFDANSLSVSNAASESNSSGSHHNTFDANPHSLSHVLSESNSSGSHHNTFDAKPPSRANGTLTLSDSCSGDRHHNTFDANPPSQSNSTLSMSEHGSNDNPLDTKPPCQSTGQTKTSESSSGDCRRNTFDAKPPSRANGILLDGSSSDCHRHTFDAKLPSQSNGKVTSQSRLSNGHHDTFDANPPSQSSSTLSMSESCSNDSHHNTFDVQPAPKSNKSTSESSSSDRHHNTFDANPPPQSDSALPMPEHGSDDSHLNALDAKPPCQSDGKTKTSQSGSTDSHHDTFDANPPSQSKMTLLAPEGGANDSLHGTFDAKPPQSSSKITSPERTSNEDHCNNTFDTYPPPKNNGTVTTPESHSSDGTFNAKPPQSSGKITTSESQSSDCHQNSFDVTPKPNRTMSMSENHSSDARHSTFDAKAKNMPESCCGDSHPNTVDSKPPSHPGDTDPNADANAGETNLGEASASAASHCEAKDHSQSLTHDRSLYPDDNSKAFNLDDTLELRRGNFATSTPLTTANCKMAFSSPRTDESKLLALQQNLGLDTASKPQDRATSDVAADICGPKILFQSQPPAKSLLPSLKAPTLSLMVKQSTVPPGRGLPLVKRSLIPHTLKESSAVSNLYNLRPTTIASRPNTHQPKPGVEKPQLGGKLSSIPRGPALLKPPLRSSTLASSADKKSSNAAVNIPQTRKRDLSRDAQFVVKKTKIDVPTSSSNIVIPGPSMHAISAMRSSRQAPPRHTPMAKTAKDDAAACDAVTRPKSLKPLVKSQRNQLPKASGCVKCIILERQLQMQTEELQRLKEELQKHKNEKDM from the exons ATGGCTGATATGGCAGGGTGTTCTTCATCTCATGTGGAAAATCCAGAAGTGGAAGAAATGAGAGAAAACATCCCTCCAGGAGCAACAACACCTTCGAAAAGACAGTATTTGTGTGAGGAATACTTCCCCGATATCAGTCTCCTTGATAGCACATGTAGTCTTGACATGCATCAGACTATGGATGAGTTATCTCTACGTAAAAATATGCCAACAACGCCTCTGACCGCGAGTACATTGGGCAGAACGCCTGATTGGATGCGGGAAATCATAAACAACAACTCTAAATTCTCTTCCATTCGGACGCCAATGGTCAAAGCAAAGGGGAGTCAACCTCGCAACTTGGACGCGGACGCTTCTATGGTTTTGTTGCGTGATGAGTGCTTACCGGACATTACTAATTGCTCACTTGACTCCACAATGCAGCGGAGTATCAACTTTACTATAAACATATCTCCTTCTGACATGCAATTACTTAACAGTGCACAGAAGGCGCCCATCGAGTCTGATTTAGAACGTGCTTTTACTTTTGATGAATCCACCAGCCAAACTTTCAATCCTCCCCCTTTAACTGCATCCCAAGGAAGCCTCCCTCAAAATAAAGAACCGCATATGCCAACACCCAATCAAGGTCCCACTTTGGGGAGTGGCCCTACAGAACAGGATGACCTGCCGTCTGGAAACACAACTGAGTGTAAAACCAGTGTGACGAGTGACAACAGCACAATTACCAGGTCGACAGAAAGTAGCCTCAATGACGGCCACCACAATACCTTTGATGCAAATTCGCTCTCTGTGTCCAATGCCGCGTCAGAAAGCAATTCTAGTGGCAGTCACCACAACACCTTTGATGCAAATCCTCACTCTCTGTCCCATGTTCTGTCAGAAAGCAATTCTAGCGGCAGTCACCACAATACATTTGATGCCAAACCGCCGTCTCGGGCCAACGGAACATTAACTTTATCAGACAGCTGTTCTGGTGACCGTCACCACAATACCTTCGATGCAAATCCTCCCTCTCAGTCCAATAGCACGTTATCGATGTCAGAACACGGCTCTAATGACAACCCCTTGGATACTAAACCACCCTGTCAGTCCACTGGACAAACAAAGACATCGGAAAGCAGTTCCGGTGACTGTCGCCGCAACACCTTTGATGCCAAACCTCCGTCTCGGGCCAATGGAATTTTATTAGACGGCAGTTCTAGTGACTGTCACCGCCACACTTTTGACGCTAAACTTCCCTCTCAGTCCAATGGAAAAGTTACATCACAAAGTCGTCTGAGTAACGGTCACCACGATACCTTCGATGCAAATCCTCCATCTCAGTCCAGTAGTACTTTATCCATGTCGGAAAGCTGCTCAAATGACAGTCACCACAACACCTTTGATGTTCAACCAGCGCCCAAGTCCAACAAAAGCACATCGGAAAGCAGCTCTAGCGACCGTCACCACAATACCTTCGATGCGAATCCTCCCCCTCAGTCCGATAGCGCTTTACCAATGCCAGAACATGGCTCTGATGACAGTCACCTCAACGCCTTGGATGCTAAACCTCCCTGCCAGTCCGATGGAAAAACAAAGACATCCCAAAGCGGTTCCACCGACAGTCACCACGATACCTTCGATGCAAATCCGCCCTCTCAGTCCAAAATGACTTTACTCGCGCCAGAAGGGGGCGCCAATGACAGTCTCCACGGTACCTTTGATGCTAAACCTCCTCAATCCAGTAGCAAAATCACCTCGCCTGAAAGAACCTCGAATGAAGATCACTGCAACAACACCTTTGATACATATCCACCCCCAAAGAACAACGGCACAGTAACCACGCCAGAAAGCCACTCAAGTGACGGCACATTTAATGCCAAACCTCCTCAGTCCAGTGGGAAAATAACCACATCAGAGAGCCAGTCGAGCGACTGTCACCAAAACAGCTTTGACGTGACGCCGAAGCCCAACAGAACAATGAGCATGTCCGAAAACCACTCAAGTGACGCTCGCCACAGCACATTTGATGCCAAGGCAAAAAATATGCCAGAAAGCTGTTGTGGCGACAGTCACCCAAACACCGTGGACTCGAaacctccctcccatcccggcGACACAGACCCCAACGCCGATGCCAATGCCGGCGAGACCAACCTCGGTGAAGCATCAGCATCCGCAGCTAGCCATTGCGAGGCCAAAGATCATTCGCAATCGCTGACGCATGACCGAAGCTTGTATCCAGACGACAACAGCAAAGCTTTTAATTTAGACGACACCCTCGAATTAAGGCGCGGAAATTTTGCCACCTCGACGCCATTGACTACCGCTAATTGCAAAATGGCCTTCTCCAGCCCCAGGACAGACGAAAGCAAACTGCTGGCGTTGCAGCAAAATCTTGGTCTCGATACCGCCAGCAAGCCACAGGATCGGGCGACGTCCGACGTCGCGGCGGACATCTGTGGTCCGAAGATTTTATTTCAATCTCAACCACCTGCTAAATCGCTGCTGCCTTCCTTGAAAGCTCCGACACTGTCGCTGATGGTCAAGCAGTCAACGGTGCCTCCAGGGCGAGGTCTCCCCTTGGTGAAACGAAGTTTGATCCCTCACACACTTAAAGAG AGTTCAGCAGTATCCAACTTGTACAACCTCCGACCAACAACCATAG CATCGAGGCCAAACACGCACCAGCCAAAGCCTGGAGTGGAGAAGCCGCAGCTTGGTGGAAAACTATCAAGCATCCCCAGAGGGCCCGCACTTCTCAAGCCGCCATTGAGAAGCAGCACGCTGGCTTCAAGTGCTGATAAGAAAT CGTCTAATGCTGCAGTCAACATTCCCCAAACCAGGAAGCGTGACTTAAGCAGAGATGCGCAATTCGTAGTGAAGAAGACAAAGATTG ATGTCCCCACATCATCCAGCAACATTGTTATACCAGGGCCTTCCATGCATGCAATAAGTGCCATGAGAAGCTCGAGGCAGGCGCCACCAAGGCACACGCCGATGGCTAAAACTGCAAAAGACG ATGCTGCAGCCTGTGATGCTGTCACCAGACCCAAAAGTCTAAAACCACTTGTGAAGAGTCAGAGAAATCAGCTGCCCAAGGCTTCAG GTTGTGTTAAATGTATTATATTGGAACGGCAGCTTCAAATGCAAACAGAAGAACTACAGAGACTGAAAGAAG AGCTGCAGAAGCACAAGAATGAAAAGGATATGTGA
- the LOC144038306 gene encoding uncharacterized protein LOC144038306, translating to MDRDEFSDQLVVDCHQNMMGDAPNLSSSPHFSWLRDPPEESIYTELRTVEGEVDGSGVWFPLGKTLEVPTAMMMTMTPALEPPCCPGLMLPYGPGLFLPYEWSASPFDSQLEEEPAMTQPVAMTQPVDVDLSTIGHVKGDREEQGDENKRQTYVKKPLNAFMLFRQEQRPKVVALLNIRNSADVNKVVGQMWKSLTKKEQRKYYELADSAKQLHTQQHPDWSCTENYGKKRKRQRVKVKDNEDSCQAASPDVSGSKIHSVKQESQHTAAKTQKQLRVMLEFML from the exons ATGGATCGAGATGAGTTCTCAGATCAGCTGGTCGTCGATTGCCATCAGAACATGATGGGGGACGCGCCCAACCTCTCGTCGTCCCCACATTTCTCTTGGCTCCGTGACCCGCCAGAAGAAAGCATCTACACGGAGCTTCGGACTGTAGAAGGCGAGGTGGACGGCTCGGGTGTCTGGTTCCCTCTTGGCAAGACGTTGGAGGTTCCAactgcaatgatgatgacaatgacTCCCGCTTTGGAGCCACCGTGCTGTCCTGGTTTGATGCTTCCGTATGGCCCGGGCCTG TTTCTCCCCTATGAATGGTCTGCAAGTCCTTTTGATTCGCAACTG GAGGAAGAGCCAGCAATGACGCAACCCGTGGCAATGACGCAACCCGTGGATGTGGACTTGAGTACAATTGGACATGT GAAAGGGGACCGTGAAGAGCAAGGGGATGAAAATAAACGTCAAACGTACGTCAAGAAGCCACTAAATGCCTTCATGCTGTTCCGGCAGGAGCAGAGGCCCAAGGTTGTCGCTTTGCTCAATATTCGAAACAGCGCCGATGTCAACAAAGTGGTCGGACAGATG TGGAAGTCACTAACAAAAAAAGAGCAGAGGAAATACTATGAGCTGGCAGACTCTGCCAAACAACTCCACACCCAGCAACATCCTGATTGGTCCTGCACTGAAAACTAT ggTAAAAAGCGGAAGAGGCAAAGGGTCAAAGTTAAGGACAACG AGGACTCTTGCCAGGCCGCCAGCCCAGACGTCTCAGGAAGCAAAATTCATTCAGTAAAGCAAGAAAGTCAACACACAGCGGCCAAGACCCAAAAGCAGCTGCGAGTGATGCTGGAGTTTATGCTTTAA